Proteins co-encoded in one Metabacillus sp. KUDC1714 genomic window:
- a CDS encoding glycoside-pentoside-hexuronide (GPH):cation symporter, whose translation MSIQHANVVEQVQLNEQNQKAGLKLSIQYAMGNFGLNLFFMVIASYLLYFYTDVFGISAAAAGTLFLVTRLIDAVTDVAAGVVVDATESKWGKFRPYILYGAVPLAISGVLCFTVPNFSDTGMLIYAYATYIFFGLMYTIVNIPYSSMMTVISQDYQERSTISSIKVVFGTVSTLVATSATLPLVKMFPSEKTGFLVVSGMFAVIAIITLLITFFGTKGIEKREQKKEKVNSEQSSFKTKVKVVGTNAPLLIILIFIVTNTMSFTIQNGAMLFFFKYNYGNVGMFAIYSLVTLSITSLFVVFSPFFVKLMGKRNLAIVSQLISAIGLLGLYFFHSSNMSIFLFGGIFSIGMGLSRPLLWAMVPDTVEYGEWKTGLRAEGLIYSSFIFTQKVGMAVGGALSGIILASTGYVANATQTPEALHGILFSVTIVPVIASVIGMIAMAFHKLDSDKYASIVAEIAARKS comes from the coding sequence ATGAGCATACAACACGCTAATGTCGTAGAACAAGTTCAATTGAATGAACAAAACCAAAAAGCTGGTTTGAAACTGTCGATCCAATATGCAATGGGTAACTTTGGTCTTAATCTTTTCTTTATGGTCATTGCTTCTTATTTACTTTATTTCTATACAGATGTGTTTGGCATTTCCGCAGCTGCGGCGGGTACATTATTTTTAGTTACTCGCTTAATTGATGCTGTTACTGATGTCGCTGCGGGTGTAGTTGTTGATGCTACGGAAAGTAAGTGGGGGAAATTTAGACCATATATTTTATATGGTGCAGTTCCACTAGCTATATCAGGTGTATTGTGTTTCACTGTTCCTAATTTTAGTGATACAGGGATGCTTATCTATGCTTATGCTACTTATATTTTCTTCGGATTAATGTACACAATCGTCAACATCCCTTATAGCTCGATGATGACTGTCATTTCACAGGATTATCAAGAAAGATCTACAATTTCTTCTATTAAAGTAGTTTTCGGAACTGTTTCGACATTAGTAGCCACAAGTGCAACATTACCGTTAGTTAAAATGTTTCCATCAGAAAAGACTGGTTTTTTAGTTGTTTCTGGGATGTTTGCGGTCATAGCAATTATTACATTACTCATCACTTTTTTTGGAACGAAAGGAATAGAGAAAAGGGAACAGAAAAAAGAAAAAGTAAACAGTGAACAGTCTTCGTTTAAAACAAAGGTTAAAGTAGTAGGAACGAATGCTCCATTGTTAATTATTTTAATCTTCATTGTTACAAATACGATGTCTTTTACCATTCAAAATGGAGCAATGCTATTTTTCTTTAAATATAATTATGGAAATGTCGGGATGTTTGCGATTTATTCCTTAGTAACATTATCAATTACATCATTGTTTGTTGTCTTTAGTCCATTTTTTGTCAAGCTAATGGGAAAAAGAAATTTAGCTATTGTAAGTCAATTAATATCAGCAATCGGATTATTAGGGTTATATTTCTTCCATTCTAGTAATATGTCGATTTTCTTATTTGGTGGAATTTTCTCAATTGGAATGGGATTATCAAGACCATTACTATGGGCAATGGTCCCTGACACTGTGGAGTACGGAGAATGGAAAACTGGTCTTAGAGCTGAAGGATTAATCTATTCTTCATTCATTTTCACACAAAAAGTTGGAATGGCGGTAGGTGGTGCTCTATCTGGAATTATTTTAGCTTCGACTGGATATGTTGCAAATGCAACTCAAACTCCAGAAGCGTTACATGGAATCTTGTTCTCAGTCACGATTGTACCAGTTATAGCTTCAGTGATTGGCATGATAGCTATGGCCTTTCATAAATTAGACAGTGACAAATATGCTAGCATTGTTGCAGAGATTGCAGCAAGAAAATCCTAG
- a CDS encoding sulfatase-like hydrolase/transferase, with the protein MKKQPNIIIFNPDQWRGDVMGHLGNQAAVTPNLDSLVETDGVSFENAFCQNPVCTPSRCSFMSGWYPHVKGNRTIFHMMQQEDPVLLRTLKQKGYHVWWGGKNDLISNDADFSEYCDEKYEPEQGMKMTSAKLNDDWRGDSGSPDYYSFYGGKLEAGHGLQGFADYDWGYIHGAIERIKNAPKDKPLCIYLPLMYPHPPYVVEEPWFSMIDREKLPDRVKPPENFEGKPSMLKGIADIQNMESWSEEQWDELRATYYGMCARVDHQFGMIMDALKDAGLYDDTAVFFFSDHGDYTGDFNIVEKNQNTFEDSLAGVPFVVKLPSTYEVKSGVRDALVELIDLPATIEDLLDIEPEHTHFGKSLLPIIAGKVNEHRDAVFCQGGRLHGETHCMELEATDQQQPGALYYPRLKMQRSEGPEHTKAIMIRTKDYKYVKRLYEEDEFYDLKEDPNEVYNRINDPKYSEILSKLKERLLTFYVETSDVVRHKPDARF; encoded by the coding sequence ATGAAAAAACAACCGAACATTATTATTTTTAATCCTGACCAATGGAGAGGAGATGTCATGGGGCATCTAGGCAATCAAGCAGCAGTCACTCCTAATCTTGATTCATTAGTAGAAACAGATGGAGTCTCTTTTGAAAATGCTTTTTGTCAAAATCCTGTTTGTACACCAAGTAGATGTTCTTTCATGAGTGGATGGTATCCACATGTGAAAGGAAACAGGACGATTTTCCATATGATGCAACAAGAAGATCCAGTACTATTACGTACGCTTAAACAAAAAGGATATCACGTATGGTGGGGCGGCAAAAATGATTTAATTTCAAACGACGCAGATTTTTCAGAATATTGCGATGAGAAATACGAACCTGAACAAGGAATGAAAATGACATCAGCGAAGCTTAATGATGATTGGCGTGGAGATTCAGGATCTCCTGACTATTATTCTTTTTATGGTGGTAAGCTAGAAGCGGGGCATGGATTACAAGGCTTTGCAGATTATGATTGGGGATACATTCATGGTGCTATAGAACGTATCAAAAATGCTCCAAAAGATAAACCGTTATGTATTTATCTTCCCTTAATGTATCCACATCCTCCATACGTAGTTGAGGAGCCATGGTTTAGTATGATAGATCGCGAAAAGCTTCCTGATAGAGTAAAACCACCTGAAAACTTTGAAGGTAAGCCAAGCATGCTAAAAGGAATTGCAGATATACAAAATATGGAGTCATGGTCAGAAGAACAATGGGATGAACTTAGGGCCACATATTATGGAATGTGCGCACGAGTAGACCATCAATTTGGAATGATTATGGACGCTCTAAAGGATGCTGGTTTATACGATGATACAGCAGTGTTTTTCTTCTCGGATCATGGAGATTATACTGGTGATTTTAATATCGTAGAAAAAAACCAAAATACATTCGAGGATAGTTTAGCGGGAGTACCATTTGTCGTAAAACTACCTTCAACATATGAGGTAAAATCCGGTGTTAGGGATGCACTAGTAGAACTAATTGACCTTCCTGCAACAATAGAGGATCTTTTGGATATTGAACCAGAACACACCCATTTTGGAAAGTCACTTCTTCCTATTATCGCTGGTAAAGTAAATGAACATCGTGATGCTGTATTCTGTCAAGGTGGAAGATTACATGGAGAGACCCATTGTATGGAATTAGAAGCCACCGATCAACAACAACCTGGGGCATTATACTATCCAAGATTGAAAATGCAACGTAGTGAAGGACCAGAACATACGAAAGCAATTATGATTAGAACAAAAGACTATAAGTATGTAAAACGATTATATGAAGAAGATGAATTCTATGATTTAAAAGAAGATCCAAATGAAGTGTATAATCGTATTAATGATCCTAAATACTCGGAGATTTTATCAAAACTAAAAGAACGGTTGTTAACTTTTTATGTAGAAACATCTGATGTTGTTCGTCATAAACCAGATGCTAGGTTTTAG
- a CDS encoding PTS sugar transporter subunit IIA: MLGKLIGKKGIEEVFVSPIQGEIIKIEDSSDEVFATKMLGDGIAIIPTEGKVVSPVEGKITQIFPTKHAIGIETTNDLEILIHIGLDTVFMQGEGFTAHIEVNDVVKPGDLLMTFDLELVKEKATSIITPMVVVNSDKVKKLDKFYNESAISGKTNVLIAKIK, from the coding sequence ATGCTTGGTAAATTAATCGGTAAAAAAGGTATAGAGGAAGTTTTTGTTTCCCCAATTCAAGGGGAAATTATAAAAATTGAGGATTCATCAGATGAAGTTTTTGCTACAAAAATGCTTGGGGACGGTATTGCGATAATACCTACTGAAGGGAAAGTAGTTTCACCTGTCGAAGGAAAAATTACTCAAATCTTCCCAACAAAGCATGCAATCGGTATAGAAACAACTAATGATTTGGAAATACTAATTCATATAGGGCTAGATACTGTTTTTATGCAAGGAGAAGGATTTACAGCTCATATAGAGGTTAATGACGTCGTAAAACCTGGTGATCTCTTAATGACATTTGATTTAGAATTGGTTAAAGAGAAAGCTACTAGTATAATCACACCAATGGTTGTTGTAAATAGTGATAAAGTGAAGAAATTAGATAAATTTTATAATGAATCGGCAATTTCAGGAAAAACGAATGTTTTGATAGCAAAGATAAAGTAG
- a CDS encoding PRD domain-containing protein, with protein MRINKILNINSIVIKEDGVEKIVMGSGIAFQKSKNDLVDQSKIEKIFILKEENKKFQELLQSVPESHITLAEDIISYAEEKLEIKLNDHIHIALTDHLSFALEREKKGIPIRNRLVNEIKNLYHQEYEIAIWGIEHVKNELGISLPIDEAAFIALHIHTAKMNLTNIGSSIKKTMIIQDMIDIISSHLSIDIDRESMDYQRLLTHLHFALARLEDNKPFHDMDKDMLDVIKTKYSESFECALSVESFLNAEHSMSFPESEIGYITLHIQRIYDKNYQH; from the coding sequence TTGCGAATCAATAAAATCCTTAATATAAACTCCATAGTCATTAAAGAAGATGGTGTTGAAAAGATCGTCATGGGATCTGGTATAGCATTTCAAAAAAGTAAAAATGATCTTGTGGACCAAAGTAAAATTGAAAAAATATTTATCCTAAAGGAAGAAAATAAGAAATTTCAAGAACTATTACAATCTGTTCCTGAAAGTCACATCACCTTAGCAGAAGATATTATTTCTTATGCAGAGGAAAAGTTAGAAATAAAATTAAATGATCATATTCATATAGCATTAACAGATCATTTGTCTTTTGCTCTTGAGAGAGAAAAGAAAGGAATTCCAATTAGGAATAGATTAGTGAATGAAATCAAAAATCTCTATCATCAAGAGTATGAAATTGCTATTTGGGGTATCGAGCATGTGAAAAATGAATTAGGAATCTCTCTTCCAATAGATGAAGCTGCATTCATAGCACTTCATATTCATACTGCAAAAATGAATCTAACGAATATAGGATCATCTATTAAAAAGACAATGATTATCCAAGATATGATTGATATTATTTCAAGTCATTTAAGTATTGATATAGATAGGGAGAGTATGGACTATCAGCGCCTATTAACACATTTACATTTTGCATTAGCTAGGCTAGAAGACAACAAACCCTTTCATGATATGGATAAAGATATGTTAGATGTCATTAAGACAAAATATAGTGAAAGTTTTGAATGCGCTTTATCAGTAGAGAGTTTCCTAAATGCAGAGCATAGTATGAGCTTCCCTGAATCAGAAATTGGATATATTACGTTACACATCCAAAGAATATATGACAAGAACTATCAGCATTAA
- a CDS encoding PTS transporter subunit EIIC, translating to MNAIQISDEIVKKMGGKENIEEILLCASRIRLKANDLSIVHLDELKKIEKIYGAIIRSEWIELILGKDVSMQVHKELNLAIDTSNNNKEKERGKGMFNHMFSKFQKFGKAIMLPIAVLPAAGLLLGIGGAFSNPNTIAMYPFLDLVWLQAIFTIMSSAGQVIFSNLPIIFAIGIAVGLAKTDKGVAGLAALLSYLVMNATLNAVLKISGKIAETNLGDAGQAMILGIQTLQTGVFGGVLSGLLTYTLHKKFGKVQLPQFLGFFSGSRFIPIITSVISVLLGIALFYIWPPIQTGIAGLGDLVDKTGYFGSFIFGFILKLLGPLGLHHIFYLPFWQTGLGGTLTVDGNVIQGAQNIFFEQLGDPNVEQFDTVVARFMGGKYLTMMFGLMGAALAMYHTAKPENKKKVGGLLFTAALTSFLTGITEPLEFLFLFIAPTLFVIHAAFWGLAYMTAHIFNLTIGMTFSAGLIDFTLFGILQGNDKTNWILVPVIGLVFFVLYYVIFRTLIVKFNYKTPGREDEIEEASVDINGNERGVSILSALGGKANVSEVDNCATRLRVTVNNAEMVSENDLKKTGAKGVVIRGNGVQVIYGPHVSIIKTEIEEIMETTSAS from the coding sequence ATGAATGCCATTCAAATATCTGATGAAATTGTGAAGAAAATGGGTGGGAAGGAAAACATTGAAGAAATATTACTATGTGCTTCAAGAATTCGATTAAAAGCGAATGACTTGAGCATCGTTCATTTGGATGAATTAAAAAAGATAGAGAAGATTTATGGAGCGATCATTCGCTCTGAGTGGATTGAATTAATTCTTGGTAAAGATGTGTCTATGCAGGTTCATAAAGAATTAAACCTTGCAATAGATACTTCAAATAATAATAAAGAAAAAGAAAGGGGAAAAGGTATGTTTAATCATATGTTTAGTAAATTTCAAAAGTTTGGGAAAGCCATCATGTTACCAATTGCTGTGCTTCCTGCAGCAGGTCTTCTTCTAGGGATTGGAGGGGCATTTTCAAATCCCAATACAATTGCTATGTATCCATTTTTAGATCTAGTATGGTTACAAGCAATCTTTACGATAATGAGTTCAGCAGGACAAGTGATTTTTTCAAACTTACCAATAATATTTGCAATAGGAATTGCGGTTGGATTAGCTAAGACTGACAAAGGCGTAGCCGGTCTAGCTGCACTTTTATCCTATCTCGTTATGAATGCTACTTTAAATGCTGTATTAAAGATATCCGGAAAAATAGCAGAAACGAATTTAGGTGATGCTGGACAAGCAATGATTTTAGGAATACAAACACTACAAACAGGAGTATTCGGAGGAGTATTATCAGGTCTATTGACTTACACTTTACACAAAAAATTCGGTAAGGTTCAGTTACCACAATTTTTAGGGTTTTTCAGTGGATCACGTTTTATTCCGATCATTACGTCTGTTATTTCAGTGCTTTTAGGGATTGCATTGTTTTATATTTGGCCTCCAATCCAAACAGGTATTGCAGGTTTAGGTGATTTAGTTGATAAAACAGGTTACTTTGGGTCATTTATTTTTGGATTTATTCTTAAGTTATTAGGACCACTTGGTTTACACCATATTTTCTATTTACCATTCTGGCAAACAGGTCTTGGAGGAACATTAACAGTTGATGGTAATGTGATTCAAGGAGCTCAGAACATTTTCTTTGAGCAACTTGGTGATCCAAATGTAGAACAGTTCGATACAGTTGTAGCAAGGTTTATGGGCGGAAAATATTTAACAATGATGTTTGGATTAATGGGTGCTGCACTAGCAATGTATCATACAGCAAAGCCTGAAAATAAAAAGAAAGTGGGCGGTCTTCTTTTCACAGCTGCATTAACTTCTTTCTTAACAGGTATTACAGAACCTCTAGAATTTTTATTCTTATTTATTGCACCAACTTTATTTGTCATCCATGCAGCATTCTGGGGACTGGCTTACATGACAGCTCATATTTTTAACTTAACAATTGGAATGACCTTTTCAGCTGGATTAATTGATTTCACATTGTTTGGAATTCTACAGGGTAATGATAAAACAAATTGGATATTAGTACCGGTTATCGGGTTGGTTTTCTTTGTTCTATATTATGTGATTTTTAGAACATTAATAGTGAAGTTTAATTATAAAACACCAGGTCGTGAAGATGAAATAGAAGAAGCTTCAGTAGATATTAATGGTAACGAAAGAGGGGTTTCAATTCTTTCTGCTCTAGGTGGAAAAGCAAATGTTAGTGAAGTTGATAACTGTGCTACTCGTTTACGTGTTACGGTAAATAATGCTGAGATGGTATCTGAGAATGACCTTAAGAAAACAGGCGCAAAAGGTGTAGTCATTAGAGGGAACGGTGTACAAGTCATTTATGGTCCACATGTTTCGATAATAAAAACTGAGATTGAGGAAATTATGGAGACTACCTCTGCTTCTTAA
- a CDS encoding sulfatase family protein — protein sequence MKKPNILFLISHDTGRYLGCYDRPVKSPEIDRLASSGVRFDQAFCPTPTCSPSRGSILTGLYPHNNGLIGLAHYEFGINENVSTLPMALQQSGYETTLIGFSHETIGHTERGTYSSNTKLGYQRYEKIEGSRAPQVADKSIEYLKEKSKDSSKPFFANIGFWETHRTFDEYEPFADEIEEVTVPEYLPDTEKVRKEIAMMNGSVKVLDEAIGRIINTLKETGLDENTILIYTTDHGIAFPRAKGTMKEAGLETALIFYSPKLFGENVTTNELICNIDLMPTILDLAGLPIPENLDGKSFAPFLLKETEATERNEFFFELTWHDNYHPMRGVRTKKYKYVRNFEDGPEIYLPMDIHKSPSGEEVRQKFYVPNAKEELYDLEKDPLEETNLIENPHYASIVEELRAKVNHWMEKTNDPLLNGRVPGVASKSWALEAEKGNAYIGRR from the coding sequence ATGAAAAAACCAAATATATTATTTTTAATATCACATGATACAGGGAGATACCTTGGCTGCTATGACAGACCAGTAAAATCGCCAGAAATTGATCGTTTAGCTTCATCAGGAGTACGCTTTGATCAAGCATTTTGCCCAACTCCAACATGTAGTCCGAGTAGGGGGAGTATTCTGACAGGTCTTTATCCACATAATAATGGGTTAATTGGCCTGGCACATTATGAGTTTGGTATTAACGAAAATGTTTCTACATTACCAATGGCACTCCAACAAAGTGGATATGAGACAACCCTTATTGGATTTAGCCATGAAACAATCGGACATACTGAAAGAGGCACATATAGTTCAAATACCAAATTAGGATATCAACGATATGAAAAAATCGAAGGCTCGAGAGCACCACAAGTTGCAGATAAATCAATCGAGTATTTAAAGGAAAAGAGTAAGGATTCTAGTAAACCATTTTTTGCGAATATTGGTTTTTGGGAAACACATCGTACATTTGATGAGTATGAACCATTTGCTGATGAAATAGAGGAAGTGACTGTTCCAGAGTATCTCCCTGATACCGAAAAGGTTCGAAAAGAAATTGCCATGATGAATGGATCAGTCAAAGTTTTGGACGAAGCAATCGGACGGATCATAAACACCCTTAAAGAAACAGGATTAGATGAGAATACGATTCTTATTTATACAACTGACCATGGTATTGCATTCCCTAGAGCAAAAGGGACGATGAAAGAGGCAGGATTAGAAACAGCGCTTATTTTCTATAGTCCGAAGCTATTTGGTGAAAACGTCACAACCAATGAACTTATATGTAACATTGATTTAATGCCAACCATTTTAGATTTAGCAGGCTTACCTATTCCTGAAAACTTAGACGGTAAGAGCTTTGCACCATTTTTGTTAAAAGAGACGGAAGCAACAGAACGTAATGAATTCTTTTTTGAATTAACCTGGCATGATAACTATCATCCGATGAGGGGAGTTCGTACAAAAAAATATAAATATGTTAGAAATTTTGAAGATGGTCCTGAAATTTATTTACCAATGGACATTCATAAAAGTCCTTCTGGTGAAGAGGTCCGTCAAAAATTCTATGTTCCAAATGCCAAAGAAGAGCTTTATGATTTGGAGAAAGATCCGTTAGAAGAAACGAATCTTATTGAAAATCCACATTATGCTTCGATTGTTGAAGAGCTTCGAGCTAAGGTTAATCATTGGATGGAAAAAACAAATGATCCTCTACTTAATGGTCGAGTACCTGGTGTAGCTTCTAAAAGCTGGGCTCTAGAAGCTGAAAAGGGAAATGCCTATATAGGTAGAAGGTAA
- a CDS encoding alkaline phosphatase PhoX, whose translation MTGQNSNNGFNRRDFLKAGGMSALAITLGSTGVIGLGSKAFADATDNPTSGFGGYGDLVPDPNGILDLPKGFHYKIISREGNLMTDGTNIPGAFDGMAAFEGPKNTTILVRNHELSAGPAFGSNPYDANAQGGTTALVVGANREVIKEYVTSSGTIRNCAGGATPWGTWLTCEETRSATHGYVFEVDPQQPENELSKTPIKEMGRFSHEACAIDPSTGYVYLTEDSSPSYLYRFIPNDLSQKPGSLQKGGKLYAAAIEAVTDPSASTFKTGQTFKLVWKELDPHLCREDAKAQNCIEFSRLEGAFFQEGVFWFDDTSAGDKKLGRVYRYVPHTNTLELFYEGNDAREMEYPDNICCTPWGDLWYAEDGSGQDRIMGITPEGKVYPFAANRLSGSELCGPIFSPDGNTLFVNIQSPGKTFAIWGPFQRRNSARAREMSYAAPANLAPQVSEKVAKAAEAQGMSVLEAAAFERHGVKMI comes from the coding sequence ATGACTGGTCAAAATTCTAATAATGGCTTTAACAGAAGAGATTTCTTAAAAGCGGGAGGAATGAGCGCGCTTGCCATTACACTTGGTTCGACTGGAGTAATAGGACTCGGTTCAAAAGCATTTGCGGATGCTACTGATAATCCAACCAGCGGATTTGGTGGGTATGGAGATTTAGTTCCAGATCCAAATGGTATTCTTGATCTTCCAAAAGGCTTTCATTACAAAATTATTTCCAGAGAAGGCAACCTGATGACAGACGGAACCAATATCCCTGGTGCTTTTGATGGAATGGCAGCTTTTGAAGGACCGAAAAATACGACCATTCTTGTTCGTAATCATGAATTATCGGCAGGTCCTGCATTTGGAAGCAATCCTTATGATGCGAATGCTCAAGGTGGTACAACGGCTCTAGTTGTAGGTGCAAATCGTGAAGTGATCAAAGAATATGTTACCTCTTCAGGTACAATCCGAAATTGTGCTGGTGGAGCGACACCTTGGGGTACTTGGTTAACTTGTGAAGAAACACGTTCCGCAACACACGGATATGTATTTGAAGTAGATCCACAGCAGCCGGAAAACGAATTGTCCAAAACTCCAATCAAGGAAATGGGGCGTTTCTCTCACGAGGCTTGTGCCATCGACCCTTCGACAGGATATGTATACTTAACCGAGGATTCAAGCCCAAGTTACCTTTACCGTTTTATTCCAAATGACTTGAGCCAAAAACCAGGTTCGTTACAAAAAGGCGGCAAGCTTTATGCAGCGGCAATTGAAGCAGTAACTGATCCATCAGCAAGTACATTTAAAACAGGACAAACATTTAAGCTTGTTTGGAAGGAACTAGATCCTCATTTATGCCGTGAGGACGCTAAAGCACAAAACTGCATCGAATTCAGTAGACTAGAGGGAGCGTTCTTCCAAGAGGGTGTTTTCTGGTTCGATGACACCTCTGCTGGGGACAAAAAACTTGGACGTGTTTATCGTTATGTTCCTCATACTAATACATTGGAGCTTTTCTATGAGGGAAATGATGCACGGGAAATGGAATATCCGGATAATATCTGCTGTACTCCATGGGGTGACCTTTGGTATGCAGAAGATGGTTCAGGCCAAGATCGCATTATGGGAATTACCCCAGAAGGCAAAGTTTATCCTTTTGCCGCTAATCGCCTAAGTGGCTCTGAATTGTGTGGCCCAATCTTCTCACCAGATGGAAACACACTTTTTGTCAATATTCAAAGCCCAGGCAAAACCTTTGCTATTTGGGGACCGTTCCAACGTAGAAACTCTGCGCGCGCAAGGGAAATGTCCTATGCTGCTCCTGCGAATCTTGCACCGCAAGTTTCGGAAAAAGTAGCTAAGGCTGCCGAGGCGCAAGGTATGTCCGTTCTAGAAGCAGCAGCATTTGAGCGACACGGAGTAAAAATGATTTAA
- a CDS encoding twin-arginine translocase TatA/TatE family subunit — MLQNIGIPGLIIVLVIALIIFGPSKLPEIGRAFGSTLREFKKSTRELVSDDESNKDKDETQKRKVV; from the coding sequence ATGTTACAGAATATAGGGATACCTGGTTTAATTATTGTTCTTGTCATTGCATTAATTATTTTTGGCCCATCCAAGCTACCTGAAATTGGTCGTGCATTTGGATCTACTTTAAGAGAGTTTAAAAAATCAACACGTGAGTTGGTATCAGATGATGAGTCAAACAAAGACAAAGACGAAACACAAAAAAGAAAAGTAGTTTAA
- a CDS encoding glycine-rich domain-containing protein, translated as MEWLLLLAVVIWFILFLRKKLSFKFSLSPISLEIKPIKGLKKLSDDLEQSLSNSYMENVEERVRRENKLKENEYKWRLLDLKRYFILTSLLKESPMFSQKVDELWHQMLMFTREYDDFSKKYLGTILHHSPNVNVVPDPDLRGFFDWVYAELFHIRKENIHLYKGFFRYPVHPDIIDEFKNLPENELIDIYFNSDTKYITTVLSLISSMKKTANKIKDYEKSVILEKMKKSKSQENYNTMLVPFLSVSYFHYDEFESYMKISSDSSSSCTSCGSASSCSSCSSGSSCSSCGGGGD; from the coding sequence ATGGAATGGTTACTCCTGCTTGCAGTAGTTATTTGGTTTATATTATTTTTACGCAAAAAACTCTCATTTAAATTTAGTTTATCTCCAATATCATTAGAGATAAAACCAATTAAAGGGTTAAAAAAACTAAGTGATGACCTGGAGCAGTCTCTAAGTAATAGTTATATGGAAAACGTAGAAGAAAGGGTAAGGAGAGAGAATAAGTTAAAAGAAAATGAGTACAAGTGGCGTCTATTAGATTTAAAACGTTATTTTATTTTGACTTCTCTATTAAAAGAGTCTCCAATGTTTAGCCAGAAAGTCGATGAACTGTGGCATCAAATGCTCATGTTCACCCGTGAGTATGATGATTTTTCGAAGAAATATCTAGGGACAATTCTTCATCACAGTCCAAATGTAAATGTAGTGCCTGATCCTGATTTGCGAGGATTTTTTGATTGGGTGTATGCTGAACTTTTTCACATAAGAAAAGAGAATATCCATCTTTATAAGGGGTTTTTCAGGTACCCTGTACACCCGGATATCATTGATGAGTTTAAAAATTTACCAGAAAATGAACTTATAGATATATATTTTAATAGTGATACCAAATATATTACTACTGTACTCTCGCTTATCTCTTCCATGAAAAAAACTGCAAATAAGATAAAAGATTATGAAAAAAGCGTAATACTAGAAAAAATGAAAAAAAGCAAAAGTCAGGAAAATTATAACACAATGCTCGTTCCTTTCTTATCTGTTTCTTATTTTCATTACGATGAATTTGAAAGTTACATGAAAATTAGCAGCGACAGTTCATCAAGTTGTACAAGTTGCGGGTCGGCTAGCTCTTGTAGTTCTTGCTCGTCCGGTAGTTCCTGCTCAAGCTGTGGCGGGGGTGGCGATTAA
- a CDS encoding DUF1801 domain-containing protein: MTNSRMNPKVDEYLSKAEKWKEESEKLRKIVLDCELTEEFKWMHPCYTFEKKNIVLIHGFKEYCALLFHKGALLKDAHGILIQQTENVQAARQIRFTNVQEIVEMEPILKAYIHEAIEVEKAGLEVNFKKKTEEIIIPEELQNKFDEIPALKTAFESLTPGRQRAYILHFSQPKQSKTRVSRIEKCMEKILNGKGLNDCTCGRSQKMPNCDGSHKYI; this comes from the coding sequence ATGACAAATAGTAGAATGAATCCTAAGGTTGACGAATATTTAAGTAAAGCCGAAAAGTGGAAGGAAGAATCTGAAAAGTTGAGAAAGATCGTTCTTGACTGTGAGCTGACCGAAGAATTTAAATGGATGCATCCTTGTTATACGTTTGAGAAAAAAAACATCGTTTTAATACACGGATTTAAAGAATATTGTGCGCTTCTGTTTCACAAAGGTGCTTTGTTAAAGGATGCCCATGGGATTCTAATCCAACAAACGGAAAATGTACAGGCGGCGCGCCAGATTCGGTTCACCAATGTTCAAGAAATAGTTGAAATGGAACCAATCTTGAAAGCCTATATTCATGAAGCCATTGAAGTTGAAAAAGCCGGTTTGGAAGTGAATTTTAAAAAGAAAACAGAAGAAATCATCATTCCTGAAGAACTTCAAAATAAATTCGATGAAATCCCTGCCTTGAAAACAGCTTTTGAAAGCTTGACACCTGGACGGCAAAGAGCCTACATTCTTCATTTTTCTCAGCCCAAACAATCCAAAACTCGAGTGTCAAGGATTGAAAAATGTATGGAGAAAATTCTAAATGGTAAGGGATTAAATGATTGCACTTGTGGACGATCACAAAAGATGCCCAACTGTGATGGCTCGCACAAGTACATTTGA